In a genomic window of Candidatus Competibacteraceae bacterium:
- a CDS encoding efflux RND transporter permease subunit: protein MTGLNLSAWAIRHRVLVGFFIAAVALMGVYGYQRLGQADDPPFTFKIMVVRALWPGATALEVEQQITDRIEKKLQEAPEVDRLVSYSRPGESVVLFVAKDSAPASAIPNVFYQVRKKIGDIRHTFPATMLGPFFNDEFGDVYGDIYALVSDELSYAELKDYADRIRDQLLRVKQVAKVDLFGEQDEKIYIEIANAKLATLGLDFNGVLQALARQNTVAGAGFFETASDRIYLRPSGAFGTVEDVRETVIRAGGREFRIGDIAEVRRGYVEPPAPQVRYGGQRAIAIGVVMTLGGDIIQLGQNLQAEIERLQGQLPLGVELREVSSQPEVVRRSIGNFVKALAEAVLIVLAVTFFSLGLRTGMVVALSIPLVLAATFLLMWWFNIGLHKISLGSLILALGLLVDDAIIAVEMMWVKMEEGWERARAAAFAYTSTAGPMLSGTLVTVAGFLPIATARSATGEYTMSIFQVNAIALLLSWLAAVVVIPWLGYQVLPDPRAPHKLRWVTRWVRRARHQPVEAVVAGVHSEYEVYHTPFYRRFRRVVERCVRRRWLVIAITLALFAAAIVGFGKVQQQFFPTSTRLELMVDLRLPEGSSLRAVEAEVRRLEGILQKESGIANFVAYVGWGAPRYYLGLDQQLPAANQAQFVILTDSAEAREALRTRLIQLFEADFPGLRANITRVESGPPVGFPVQFRISGQDLPALRALANEVAEVMRGNPHLTNVQFDWDEQSKSVGIEIDQHKTRLLGLNSQDVAQVLNTALNGLAVTAYRERDKTIEVILRADSPSRTQLALLGELTVPAASGKSVPLAQIARLRYDFEPGVIWRRNRLPTITVRANVYEEIQPATVTAQIEPLLAPVRAKLPEGFRLETGGTVEESAKGQGPVMAGMPLFVLVVLTILMIQLQNLSRVVMVLLTAPLGLIGVTLFLLLFDQPFGFVAMLGTIALFGMIMRNSVILVDQIRQDIAAGRSEWEAIIESTVRRFRPIILTAAAAVLAMVPLSRNVFFGPMAVAIMGGLIVATLLTLLFLPALYAAWYRVRPVETVSTAPVPA from the coding sequence GTGACCGGACTTAACCTGTCCGCCTGGGCGATCCGGCACCGCGTGTTGGTCGGATTTTTCATCGCCGCGGTCGCGCTGATGGGCGTGTACGGCTACCAGCGCCTCGGTCAGGCCGACGATCCACCGTTTACCTTCAAGATAATGGTCGTGCGCGCGCTGTGGCCGGGCGCGACGGCGCTGGAAGTGGAGCAACAAATCACCGACCGAATCGAAAAGAAATTGCAGGAAGCGCCCGAAGTCGATCGGCTGGTCAGCTATTCCCGGCCCGGTGAATCGGTGGTGCTGTTCGTCGCCAAGGACTCCGCCCCGGCCTCGGCGATCCCCAACGTGTTCTATCAGGTCCGCAAGAAAATCGGCGACATTCGTCACACTTTTCCGGCGACTATGTTGGGTCCTTTCTTCAATGATGAATTCGGCGACGTATACGGCGATATTTACGCGCTGGTATCGGACGAACTGAGCTACGCTGAATTAAAAGACTACGCCGACCGGATCAGGGACCAGTTGTTACGGGTCAAGCAGGTCGCCAAGGTCGATCTGTTCGGCGAGCAGGACGAGAAAATTTATATTGAAATCGCCAACGCCAAGCTCGCCACGCTGGGTCTGGATTTTAACGGCGTGCTGCAAGCGTTGGCGCGGCAGAACACAGTGGCCGGCGCGGGCTTTTTCGAGACGGCCAGCGACCGGATTTATCTGCGGCCCAGCGGGGCGTTCGGCACCGTGGAGGACGTGCGCGAAACCGTGATCCGCGCCGGCGGGCGGGAGTTTCGGATCGGCGACATCGCGGAGGTCCGTCGCGGCTATGTCGAGCCGCCCGCGCCGCAGGTGCGCTACGGCGGCCAGCGCGCCATCGCCATCGGGGTGGTGATGACCTTGGGCGGGGATATCATCCAGCTCGGCCAGAACCTGCAAGCCGAGATCGAACGGCTGCAAGGACAACTGCCGCTGGGGGTGGAGCTCCGCGAGGTGTCCAGCCAACCGGAGGTGGTGCGACGCTCCATCGGCAACTTCGTCAAGGCGTTGGCCGAGGCGGTGCTGATCGTGCTCGCCGTGACCTTTTTCAGCCTGGGACTGCGCACCGGCATGGTGGTGGCGCTGTCGATCCCGTTGGTGCTGGCGGCGACGTTTCTGCTGATGTGGTGGTTCAACATCGGCTTGCACAAGATTTCGCTCGGCTCGCTGATCCTGGCACTGGGCCTGTTGGTGGACGATGCCATCATCGCCGTGGAAATGATGTGGGTGAAGATGGAAGAAGGTTGGGAACGCGCCAGAGCCGCCGCCTTCGCCTACACCAGCACCGCCGGACCGATGCTGTCGGGGACGCTGGTCACGGTGGCTGGCTTCCTGCCCATCGCCACCGCGCGCTCCGCGACCGGCGAATATACGATGTCAATTTTTCAGGTCAACGCTATTGCGCTGCTGCTGTCCTGGCTGGCGGCGGTGGTGGTGATTCCCTGGCTGGGCTATCAGGTATTGCCCGATCCCCGCGCGCCGCACAAGCTGCGATGGGTCACCCGGTGGGTGCGCCGCGCGCGCCACCAGCCGGTGGAAGCCGTGGTGGCGGGCGTTCACAGCGAGTACGAGGTCTATCACACGCCGTTCTATCGTCGCTTTCGCCGCGTCGTGGAACGCTGCGTGCGCCGACGCTGGTTGGTTATCGCCATCACCCTGGCCTTGTTCGCGGCGGCTATCGTCGGTTTCGGCAAGGTCCAGCAACAGTTTTTTCCGACGTCGACCCGGCTGGAATTGATGGTGGATTTGCGCTTGCCGGAAGGCTCCTCACTCAGGGCGGTGGAGGCCGAAGTCCGGAGGCTGGAAGGAATCCTGCAAAAAGAATCGGGCATCGCCAATTTCGTGGCCTATGTCGGCTGGGGTGCGCCGCGTTATTATCTGGGCTTGGACCAGCAACTGCCGGCCGCCAACCAGGCCCAGTTCGTGATCCTGACCGACAGCGCCGAGGCGCGCGAGGCCCTGCGAACCCGGCTCATCCAGCTATTCGAGGCGGATTTTCCCGGCTTGCGCGCCAACATCACCCGCGTCGAGAGCGGCCCGCCGGTCGGTTTTCCGGTGCAGTTTCGGATATCCGGCCAGGATTTGCCGGCGCTGCGAGCGCTGGCTAATGAGGTGGCGGAGGTCATGCGCGGCAATCCGCATCTGACTAACGTGCAGTTCGACTGGGACGAGCAGTCCAAGAGCGTCGGGATCGAGATCGATCAGCACAAAACCCGCTTGCTGGGTTTGAACAGTCAGGATGTGGCCCAGGTTCTCAATACGGCGTTGAACGGCCTGGCGGTCACCGCCTACCGCGAGCGGGACAAAACGATTGAAGTGATCTTACGCGCGGATTCGCCGTCACGAACGCAGCTGGCGCTGCTTGGCGAGCTGACGGTCCCGGCGGCGAGCGGCAAGAGTGTGCCGTTGGCGCAAATCGCACGGCTGCGGTACGACTTCGAGCCTGGGGTGATCTGGCGGCGCAACCGCTTGCCGACCATCACGGTGCGGGCCAATGTCTACGAGGAAATTCAACCGGCCACGGTCACCGCCCAAATTGAACCGCTGCTGGCGCCGGTTCGCGCCAAGCTGCCGGAGGGATTTCGCTTGGAAACCGGCGGCACGGTGGAGGAATCCGCCAAGGGACAAGGGCCGGTGATGGCCGGTATGCCGTTGTTCGTGCTGGTGGTTTTGACGATCTTGATGATCCAGTTGCAGAATCTTTCGCGGGTGGTCATGGTGCTGCTGACCGCGCCGCTGGGTTTGATCGGCGTAACCTTGTTCTTACTGCTGTTCGATCAGCCCTTCGGTTTCGTGGCGATGCTCGGCACTATCGCTTTGTTCGGCATGATCATGCGCAACTCGGTCATCCTGGTCGATCAAATCCGTCAGGATATCGCCGCCGGCCGCAGCGAGTGGGAGGCGATCATCGAATCCACCGTGCGCCGCTTCCGACCGATCATTTTGACGGCGGCGGCGGCGGTGCTGGCGATGGTGCCGCTGTCGCGCAATGTCTTCTTCGGGCCGATGGCGGTGGCGATCATGGGCGGGCTGATCGTGGCGACGTTGCTGACGCTGCTGTTCTTGCCCGCCCTGTATGCGGCGTGGTACCGGGTGCGGCCGGTAGAGACCGTTTCGACCGCTCCGGTACCCGCCTGA
- a CDS encoding succinylglutamate desuccinylase/aspartoacylase family protein yields the protein MPALTARIELPSPAPGTQRTLLVHRYGASGARPKAYFQAALHADEIPGLLVAHHLLQGLEQAQAEGRLIGEIVVVPVANPIGLGQHLNGRLLGRFDFESTGNFNRGFPDLAAVAVERLRGCLSADPAVNVNRIRETLRAVLAEQQPTRETAALKLALLKLAVDADYVFDLHCDSESLLHLYTSRWHSDVARILGAELGAAAILLEDEPGGSPFDEACAGPWWKLRAALAEQGPIPLACFATTVELRGQADVRDDCAAADAAALLRFLQRRGAIAGEPGPLPEPRCEPTPLEGVDVLIAPAAGVLVYRKSLGESVKTGAVVAEVVDPLGGPLDAARSEVRAGTDGLLFARMSERLVRPGQKFCKLAGREPLDYRQAGKLLED from the coding sequence ATGCCGGCGCTGACTGCTCGAATTGAATTGCCATCACCCGCTCCCGGCACCCAAAGGACGCTGCTGGTCCATCGTTACGGTGCATCCGGCGCGCGACCCAAGGCGTATTTTCAGGCCGCCCTCCACGCCGACGAGATTCCGGGGTTGCTAGTGGCGCACCATCTGTTGCAAGGATTGGAACAGGCCCAGGCGGAAGGCCGGCTGATCGGTGAGATTGTGGTGGTGCCGGTCGCCAATCCCATCGGACTGGGACAGCATCTGAACGGCCGGCTGTTGGGGCGGTTCGATTTCGAGAGTACCGGCAACTTCAACCGCGGCTTTCCTGATTTGGCGGCGGTTGCGGTCGAGCGGTTGCGCGGCTGTCTGAGCGCCGATCCGGCGGTGAATGTAAACCGCATTCGAGAGACCTTGCGGGCCGTGCTGGCGGAGCAACAGCCGACGCGAGAGACGGCCGCGCTCAAACTGGCGCTGCTTAAGTTGGCTGTCGATGCCGATTATGTGTTCGATTTGCACTGTGACAGCGAATCTCTGTTGCATTTGTACACCTCCCGCTGGCATTCGGATGTGGCGCGAATCCTGGGCGCGGAACTGGGCGCGGCGGCGATTCTGCTGGAAGACGAACCGGGCGGCAGTCCCTTCGATGAAGCGTGCGCCGGACCGTGGTGGAAGCTGCGGGCGGCGCTGGCGGAGCAGGGGCCGATTCCGCTGGCTTGCTTCGCGACCACGGTCGAATTGCGCGGTCAGGCGGACGTGCGGGACGACTGTGCCGCCGCCGACGCGGCGGCGTTGCTGCGGTTCCTGCAACGGCGCGGCGCCATCGCCGGCGAGCCAGGGCCGTTGCCGGAACCGCGCTGCGAGCCGACGCCGTTGGAAGGGGTCGATGTGTTGATTGCGCCGGCGGCCGGGGTATTGGTTTATCGAAAGTCGTTGGGAGAATCCGTCAAGACGGGCGCTGTGGTGGCGGAGGTGGTCGATCCGTTGGGGGGGCCGTTGGATGCGGCCCGCTCGGAGGTCCGCGCCGGGACTGACGGCCTTCTATTTGCCCGCATGAGCGAGCGTTTGGTGCGACCGGGGCAGAAGTTTTGCAAGCTGGCCGGCCGGGAGCCGCTGGACTACCGACAGGCTGGTAAGCTGCTGGAGGATTGA
- a CDS encoding GlsB/YeaQ/YmgE family stress response membrane protein, translating into MSLIGFLLIGLVAGWLASTFMRGGSLGLVGNLAIGVVGAFIGGFLFRLLGLAAVGTIGQLITATVGAVVLLYLVRLFKQA; encoded by the coding sequence ATGAGTTTGATCGGGTTTTTGTTGATCGGTCTGGTGGCGGGCTGGCTGGCGTCGACCTTCATGCGCGGCGGCAGCCTGGGTTTGGTCGGCAATCTGGCGATCGGCGTGGTGGGTGCCTTTATCGGTGGGTTTCTATTTCGGCTGCTAGGTCTCGCCGCCGTAGGCACGATCGGCCAACTCATTACCGCCACGGTCGGCGCCGTGGTGCTGTTGTATTTAGTACGGTTATTCAAGCAAGCCTAA